The following are from one region of the Paenalkalicoccus suaedae genome:
- the rlmN gene encoding 23S rRNA (adenine(2503)-C(2))-methyltransferase RlmN, with protein sequence MKTSIYGLTFQELEDWLVEHGQKKFRAQQVWDWLYRKRINTFDEMLNVKKDCIELLNEAFTIGTLEVHSKQVSKDGTMKFLFRLTDGNLIETVLMRFDYGNSVCVTTQVGCNIGCSFCASGLLTKDRDLSSGEIVEQIMHVQKAIDEEQKEERVSHIVVMGIGEPFDNYKNLMSFLRIVNNDRGLAIGARHITVSTSGIIKKIYEFADENIQVNLAVSLHAPNNELRTSIMKINKGQPIEKLMEAVDYYLEKTNRRITFEYILLDGVNDSKEHAEELAELIKDKKKLSYVNLIPYNPVDEHIMYEQSRKSNILTFFETLMQKGIQCGVRHEQGSDIDAACGQLRSKQMKKDREKAKA encoded by the coding sequence ATGAAAACATCCATTTATGGATTGACCTTCCAAGAGCTTGAGGATTGGCTAGTGGAACACGGTCAAAAGAAGTTCCGCGCGCAGCAAGTGTGGGACTGGTTATACAGAAAGCGCATCAATACATTTGACGAAATGCTAAACGTAAAGAAAGATTGTATTGAACTTTTAAACGAGGCGTTTACAATCGGAACGCTAGAAGTACATTCTAAGCAAGTTTCGAAAGACGGAACGATGAAGTTTTTATTCAGACTTACGGACGGAAATTTAATCGAGACAGTACTCATGCGATTCGACTACGGGAACTCTGTTTGTGTTACGACGCAGGTAGGATGTAATATCGGATGTAGCTTCTGTGCAAGTGGGCTATTAACGAAGGATCGCGACCTATCGAGCGGTGAGATCGTAGAACAAATTATGCATGTACAAAAAGCAATCGATGAAGAACAAAAAGAAGAGCGTGTTAGTCACATCGTTGTAATGGGTATCGGTGAACCGTTTGATAATTATAAGAACCTAATGTCATTTTTACGTATCGTCAATAATGATCGTGGACTTGCCATTGGAGCGCGTCACATCACCGTTTCAACAAGCGGAATCATTAAAAAGATTTATGAGTTTGCTGATGAAAATATTCAAGTTAACCTTGCCGTATCGTTGCATGCTCCAAACAACGAGCTACGCACAAGCATCATGAAAATTAATAAAGGCCAACCGATCGAGAAGCTCATGGAAGCTGTTGACTACTATTTAGAGAAGACTAATCGACGTATTACGTTTGAGTATATTCTTTTAGATGGTGTCAATGACAGTAAAGAGCATGCGGAAGAATTGGCAGAGCTTATTAAAGATAAGAAAAAGCTCTCCTATGTTAACTTGATTCCTTACAATCCGGTTGATGAGCACATCATGTATGAACAAAGTCGCAAGAGTAATATCTTAACGTTCTTTGAAACATTGATGCAAAAAGGTATCCAGTGCGGAGTTCGTCACGAACAAGGCTCTGACATTGATGCAGCTTGTGGTCAGTTACGCAGTAAGCAAATGAAGAAAGATCGAGAAAAAGCAAAAGCATAA
- a CDS encoding ribose-phosphate diphosphokinase: MTSDMNKMKLFALNSNKPLAQEIAEHLEVPLGKSTITRFSDGEVQMNIEETVRGFDTYLVQSTSEPGNEHLMELLIMIDALKRASAESINVVMPYYGYSRQDRKARSREPITAKLIANLLEAAGATRILTVDLHAPQVQGFFNIPVDQLIANQLLADHFLKKNLSDIVVVAPENAGTVRARRLANLLDAPIAFIDKQRKDDPDSVQGINIIGDIVGKQAIIIDDMIDTARTMTSGANALKQLGATAVYACCTHGVLSEPAVSRIRESDLEEVVMTNSIYLPSHKRDERITVLSIGPLLAEGISRVHQNESVSTLFE, from the coding sequence ATGACATCTGATATGAATAAAATGAAACTTTTTGCACTGAACTCAAACAAGCCTCTCGCTCAAGAGATCGCGGAGCATTTAGAAGTTCCTTTAGGGAAGAGTACCATCACTCGATTTAGTGACGGAGAAGTCCAAATGAACATTGAGGAGACAGTTAGAGGATTTGATACATATTTAGTTCAATCGACATCTGAGCCTGGAAATGAACATTTAATGGAGCTTCTAATTATGATTGATGCGTTAAAGCGTGCTTCAGCCGAATCCATTAATGTGGTTATGCCGTATTATGGATACTCGAGACAAGATCGTAAAGCGCGCTCAAGAGAGCCGATTACTGCAAAGCTTATCGCAAACCTTTTAGAAGCGGCTGGTGCTACGCGCATTCTAACCGTAGATTTACATGCTCCTCAAGTCCAAGGCTTCTTTAATATTCCTGTTGATCAACTAATCGCGAACCAGCTTTTAGCTGATCACTTTTTAAAGAAAAATCTTAGCGATATTGTTGTTGTCGCTCCAGAAAATGCAGGTACTGTACGAGCACGTAGATTAGCAAATCTGTTAGATGCACCGATTGCATTTATTGATAAGCAACGCAAGGACGATCCAGATTCTGTTCAAGGTATAAATATCATTGGAGATATCGTTGGTAAACAGGCTATTATCATTGATGACATGATCGATACAGCTAGAACGATGACGTCTGGTGCTAATGCTTTAAAACAGCTTGGAGCAACGGCTGTATACGCATGTTGTACCCACGGTGTTCTGTCTGAGCCTGCTGTATCAAGAATTCGTGAATCTGACTTAGAAGAAGTTGTCATGACAAATTCTATTTACTTACCGTCACATAAACGAGATGAGCGAATTACCGTTTTATCTATTGGACCTTTACTCGCTGAGGGTATTTCACGTGTGCACCAAAATGAATCAGTAAGCACACTTTTTGAGTAA
- a CDS encoding YihY/virulence factor BrkB family protein — protein sequence MFHTLKVYVKEIMNEWANDNPPLLAAAQAYYYILAILPLIVLLLAILPYLNLDVEQVLSLMDELLPREVVSTIDETIIDVISTPNGGLLTVGIIGTIWSASNGVNAFIMAVNEAYNFTTKRSFLVHRGLSIGLTLLLILTILTTLLLPILGDTIISIIGQVMPMPSHIELFLQVIRWFIALFVMLAVLSVLYFVAPNAKVPFKQVLPGAMFATAAWLIISWGFAMYVSNFGSYSATYGSLGGVVILMLWFFLTGVIFVLGAEINAIYYRRHGRVRKFRDEKS from the coding sequence ATGTTTCATACATTAAAGGTGTATGTGAAAGAAATTATGAACGAATGGGCTAATGATAACCCGCCGCTGTTAGCAGCCGCCCAAGCATATTATTATATTTTGGCAATATTACCATTGATTGTGTTGTTGCTTGCCATCTTACCCTACCTGAATTTAGATGTAGAGCAGGTGCTCTCCTTAATGGATGAACTACTACCACGAGAGGTCGTCTCTACGATAGACGAAACGATTATTGATGTCATTTCCACACCGAATGGTGGGCTCCTCACAGTCGGAATTATAGGCACGATTTGGTCAGCATCTAACGGAGTGAATGCGTTTATTATGGCAGTAAATGAAGCCTATAATTTCACAACAAAACGATCGTTTCTGGTGCATCGAGGATTATCGATCGGATTAACATTATTACTCATTTTAACGATCTTAACTACGTTACTTTTGCCAATCTTAGGAGACACGATTATTTCGATTATTGGACAGGTCATGCCTATGCCTAGTCATATTGAGCTGTTTTTACAAGTTATACGATGGTTTATTGCACTATTTGTTATGTTAGCAGTACTATCGGTGCTCTATTTTGTAGCTCCTAACGCAAAAGTACCTTTTAAACAAGTGTTACCAGGCGCTATGTTTGCGACTGCTGCATGGCTCATAATTTCATGGGGATTTGCTATGTACGTGAGTAATTTTGGGAGCTATTCTGCGACTTATGGAAGTCTCGGTGGTGTCGTTATTCTAATGCTCTGGTTTTTCCTTACCGGCGTAATATTTGTACTTGGAGCAGAGATAAACGCTATATATTATAGAAGACACGGAAGAGTACGTAAATTTCGAGACGAAAAAAGCTGA
- the pfkA gene encoding 6-phosphofructokinase produces MKKLAVLTSGGDSPGMNACIRAVVRSSIYYGIEVIGVKRGYEGLIHKDFEVMDASSVGDIVHKGGTILKTARSKAFMTEEGRNQAIKHLKEEGIEGLIVIGGDGSFKGAAKLSEAGIATIGIPGTIDNDLAYTDYTIGFDTAVNTVLDSISKIRDTSTSHEKATIIEVMGRHCGDIAMYAGVAGGAEAIIIPEKPFSLPSIIEKMEHGRKRGKQHHIIILAEGSSKAEDLRQQLVDATGEDARISVLGFIQRGGDPSAFDRVLASRLGLKAVELLKEGEGKLALGVRQNQLVFEDIHEALSKEKSYDPELDRLAEILSI; encoded by the coding sequence ATGAAAAAGTTAGCTGTATTAACAAGTGGTGGAGATTCACCAGGAATGAACGCATGTATTAGGGCAGTGGTCCGCTCTTCCATCTATTACGGAATCGAAGTGATAGGGGTAAAGCGAGGCTATGAAGGCCTCATTCATAAAGATTTTGAGGTAATGGACGCATCTTCAGTAGGGGACATTGTTCATAAAGGAGGTACCATTTTAAAGACCGCTAGATCGAAAGCTTTTATGACAGAGGAAGGGCGCAATCAAGCTATTAAACACTTGAAGGAAGAAGGTATAGAAGGGTTAATTGTAATTGGAGGAGACGGATCTTTCAAAGGCGCTGCCAAGCTATCTGAAGCAGGAATCGCAACAATCGGAATTCCTGGAACGATTGATAATGACCTTGCTTACACAGATTATACGATAGGCTTTGATACAGCAGTAAATACGGTTCTTGACTCTATTTCAAAAATTCGAGATACCTCTACCTCCCACGAGAAAGCAACCATTATTGAGGTGATGGGACGTCACTGTGGAGACATCGCAATGTATGCTGGAGTGGCTGGTGGCGCAGAAGCTATCATCATTCCCGAGAAGCCATTTTCACTTCCTTCTATTATCGAAAAAATGGAGCACGGTCGCAAAAGAGGAAAGCAACATCACATTATCATTCTTGCCGAAGGATCCTCAAAGGCGGAGGACCTAAGGCAACAACTAGTTGATGCTACTGGTGAAGATGCTAGAATTTCCGTTTTAGGATTTATTCAACGTGGGGGAGACCCTAGCGCATTTGATCGAGTTTTAGCAAGTCGACTTGGCTTGAAAGCCGTTGAGTTATTGAAAGAAGGAGAGGGCAAGCTAGCATTAGGAGTGCGCCAAAACCAGCTCGTATTCGAAGATATTCATGAGGCGCTCTCGAAAGAAAAATCGTACGATCCGGAGCTTGATCGTTTAGCCGAAATTCTCTCTATTTAA
- a CDS encoding HAD family hydrolase codes for MKKALLFDLDGTLLPMDTHAFVEQYTRELAPKVAHIVDPETFLQALFEATAVMMKNTEAERTNEAIFTEAFLARTGLEKEDIWPTLDIFYEETFPQFKTLTEPTSLAAKVIQKAYEKGYKIAIATNPVFPKVAIWHRLKWAGIDKLPLDHVTVYEESTFTKPHLTYYEMIAKELDVDPSQCVMIGNDKQEDMVAEKIGMRTFLVHGNVIDRGTATYQIDDEGTLEELYEKLSTDSGVFA; via the coding sequence ATGAAGAAGGCACTATTATTTGATTTAGATGGAACACTCTTACCGATGGATACGCATGCATTTGTGGAGCAGTACACGAGAGAGCTAGCTCCTAAAGTCGCACATATTGTAGATCCGGAGACTTTTTTACAAGCCTTATTTGAAGCTACTGCCGTTATGATGAAAAATACAGAAGCAGAAAGAACGAATGAAGCCATTTTTACAGAAGCATTTTTAGCTAGGACTGGGTTAGAAAAAGAAGATATATGGCCAACTCTTGATATTTTTTATGAAGAAACATTTCCTCAGTTCAAGACTTTAACAGAGCCAACGTCATTAGCTGCTAAGGTTATTCAGAAAGCTTATGAAAAAGGCTATAAAATTGCCATTGCGACAAACCCAGTCTTTCCTAAAGTCGCCATTTGGCATCGATTAAAGTGGGCTGGCATAGATAAGCTGCCACTTGATCATGTGACAGTTTATGAAGAAAGCACCTTTACGAAGCCGCATTTAACCTACTATGAAATGATTGCTAAAGAACTCGACGTGGATCCCTCCCAATGTGTCATGATAGGCAATGATAAACAAGAAGATATGGTAGCGGAAAAGATAGGGATGAGAACCTTCTTAGTGCATGGTAATGTGATAGATCGAGGTACGGCGACTTACCAAATTGATGATGAGGGAACGCTTGAAGAGCTTTACGAAAAGCTGTCTACTGATTCAGGTGTGTTTGCATAA
- the dapA gene encoding 4-hydroxy-tetrahydrodipicolinate synthase, which yields MNFGQVITAMVTPFDESNHIDYAALRKLINHLIANGSDAIVVAGTTGEAPTLTLAEREALYSFTVELVGNRVPVIAGCGSNSTQAAIELTQLAEKCQVDAIMHTTPYYNKPSQEGLYLHYEAVARATSLPVMLYNVPGRTGVHLDVSTVVRLSEISNIVSIKDASGDLDNMTALVSHTPQDFTVYCGDDSLTLPAMSVGADGIVSVASHIIGSDMKQMIHAFTSGQVGSAARIHQSLVPIMDAMFAAPSPAPVKEALNYMNVPVGGVRLPMTPLNDSEREALQHLLHQTLYTSAV from the coding sequence ATGAATTTTGGTCAAGTTATTACTGCCATGGTAACTCCGTTTGATGAATCCAATCATATTGATTATGCGGCGTTACGAAAGTTAATTAATCATCTTATTGCAAATGGTTCTGATGCGATTGTCGTAGCTGGAACTACTGGAGAAGCACCAACGCTTACACTTGCTGAACGAGAGGCTTTATACTCGTTTACCGTTGAGCTAGTTGGAAATCGCGTACCTGTTATTGCAGGTTGCGGATCAAATAGTACGCAAGCCGCAATTGAACTTACACAGCTAGCTGAAAAGTGTCAGGTAGATGCAATCATGCATACTACTCCGTACTATAATAAACCAAGTCAGGAAGGGCTTTATTTACATTACGAAGCAGTAGCACGTGCAACATCTCTGCCAGTCATGCTTTATAATGTCCCAGGTCGAACGGGAGTACATTTAGATGTATCTACTGTTGTGAGACTTAGCGAGATCTCAAATATCGTTTCCATCAAAGATGCTAGTGGAGATTTGGACAATATGACGGCGCTTGTGTCACATACTCCACAGGACTTTACCGTCTATTGTGGCGATGATAGCTTAACTCTACCGGCAATGTCAGTTGGTGCGGACGGAATTGTCTCCGTTGCATCTCACATTATTGGCTCTGATATGAAGCAAATGATTCACGCATTTACATCAGGTCAAGTCGGCTCAGCCGCTAGAATCCATCAATCACTCGTACCAATTATGGATGCGATGTTTGCTGCTCCAAGTCCGGCACCAGTAAAAGAGGCTTTAAATTATATGAATGTACCAGTTGGTGGAGTGAGACTTCCAATGACACCACTAAACGATTCAGAACGTGAAGCTCTTCAGCATTTACTTCATCAAACACTTTACACGTCGGCTGTATAA
- a CDS encoding phosphatase PAP2 family protein yields MMEAKFLFFLQDLQNPVLDAFFIFLTIIGEYGAIWIIISVFLFFLHRKKALLLGASLAITGFLSDQLKSMIARSRPPESVVGINSPISNPESYSFPSIHTSLSFTAAVMLHYFFPKLRIYIWPLAILTSFSRLYLTVHYPSDIVAGALIGTAIALLLIVATKRFVP; encoded by the coding sequence ATGATGGAAGCAAAATTTCTTTTTTTCTTACAAGACCTTCAAAATCCCGTACTTGATGCATTTTTTATTTTTCTAACGATTATCGGAGAATATGGAGCAATTTGGATCATCATAAGCGTATTTCTATTTTTTTTACACAGAAAAAAAGCGCTATTGCTTGGAGCAAGCCTTGCAATAACGGGCTTTTTATCTGATCAGCTTAAAAGTATGATTGCAAGAAGCAGGCCGCCTGAATCGGTTGTAGGGATAAATAGTCCGATTTCTAATCCAGAGTCCTATTCGTTCCCATCCATTCACACAAGTCTATCGTTTACAGCAGCCGTTATGCTTCACTATTTCTTTCCTAAGCTTCGAATTTATATTTGGCCACTAGCCATTTTAACATCTTTCTCAAGACTATATTTAACCGTTCATTATCCGTCTGACATAGTAGCTGGTGCCCTCATCGGAACAGCAATTGCGCTTTTGCTTATTGTCGCAACAAAAAGATTTGTACCTTAA
- the pssA gene encoding CDP-diacylglycerol--serine O-phosphatidyltransferase: protein MIRRHIPNTITMGNILFGFLAIGQTATGELQNAAIFILIGMMLDSMDGWSARKLKVESAFGKELDSLADIVTFGVAPAMLMYSSTFLNIGFYGLLIAACFPLFGAYRLARFNIDDDTGDKNYFTGVPITAAGGIIALLTIFNFIIPQAVISAIYMLLCVLMVSRIRVPSLKDIPVPKYSILITLLLVSLIVVTRYNQSIEYSSLIILAILAYISFMIIFILLKRKRLRDATATNEHDM from the coding sequence GTGATCAGACGACATATTCCTAATACAATAACGATGGGTAACATTCTTTTTGGATTTCTCGCTATTGGTCAAACGGCCACTGGAGAACTTCAAAATGCAGCGATATTTATATTAATTGGGATGATGCTTGATAGTATGGATGGCTGGTCTGCACGTAAGCTAAAAGTAGAATCTGCATTCGGTAAAGAATTAGATTCACTAGCCGATATCGTGACATTTGGTGTTGCACCAGCGATGCTTATGTATTCATCTACATTTTTAAATATAGGATTTTATGGACTATTAATAGCGGCATGTTTTCCTTTATTTGGTGCGTATCGATTAGCGCGTTTTAATATTGATGACGACACAGGGGATAAGAATTACTTTACAGGTGTGCCTATCACCGCAGCTGGGGGAATTATTGCACTCCTAACAATATTTAATTTTATTATCCCACAAGCAGTTATTTCTGCTATTTACATGTTACTGTGTGTGTTAATGGTAAGCCGTATTCGGGTTCCTAGCTTAAAAGATATCCCCGTCCCGAAATATTCGATCCTTATCACCTTACTTTTAGTATCGCTAATTGTAGTAACAAGGTACAATCAATCTATTGAATATTCAAGCCTAATTATATTAGCAATTCTTGCTTATATTAGCTTCATGATTATCTTCATCTTACTAAAGCGAAAACGTCTGAGAGATGCAACTGCTACTAATGAGCATGATATGTAA
- a CDS encoding DUF4025 domain-containing protein produces the protein MTKENKNEGIEETKEQVNDTLTEGTIDREKEEKEKDKKDKQDEEEDGK, from the coding sequence ATGACGAAAGAAAATAAGAACGAAGGCATCGAAGAAACGAAGGAACAGGTGAACGATACGTTAACGGAAGGCACGATAGATAGAGAGAAAGAAGAGAAAGAAAAAGATAAGAAGGACAAGCAAGATGAGGAAGAGGACGGAAAATAA
- a CDS encoding ABC transporter permease, producing the protein MSPFLAHTYVLTKRSVIVLLRNPFTVIPNLFISMFFLLVYSGGLSGIASLPAFEGADYLSFILPVSIVSAAIGGAGGAGQSLIRDLESGYFARLLQTPVSRLAIVLGPIIAGMLQLLVQTGIILAVAFLLGLRVEAGVGGVLVLLLFAIGWGLAFAGYSVAIALKTKNAQAAQAGTLIFFPLLFLSTTFVPLELIEATWLRVAAVMNPTTYLFDAMRAVLIDGWVWQPILIGASVIAIACAITIGLSVRSAKTAFSRD; encoded by the coding sequence ATGAGTCCATTTTTAGCACATACGTATGTCTTAACAAAGCGAAGTGTTATTGTCTTATTACGAAATCCTTTTACAGTTATCCCTAACTTATTTATCAGCATGTTCTTTCTTTTAGTCTACTCGGGTGGTCTTAGTGGCATAGCTAGCTTACCCGCCTTCGAAGGAGCCGATTACCTGTCCTTTATCTTACCTGTGTCCATTGTTTCGGCAGCAATAGGTGGTGCTGGGGGAGCAGGCCAAAGTCTCATTCGTGACTTAGAATCCGGATATTTTGCACGGCTATTACAAACGCCTGTATCACGTCTTGCCATCGTGCTCGGTCCGATTATAGCAGGTATGCTACAGCTACTTGTGCAAACAGGTATTATTTTAGCGGTTGCTTTTCTTTTAGGTTTGAGAGTGGAGGCAGGAGTCGGTGGTGTACTTGTACTTTTACTTTTTGCGATAGGATGGGGGTTAGCCTTTGCAGGATACTCTGTTGCGATTGCATTAAAAACAAAGAACGCGCAGGCTGCTCAGGCAGGAACACTTATTTTTTTCCCATTACTATTTCTAAGCACAACATTTGTGCCACTTGAATTAATAGAAGCGACATGGCTTCGTGTGGCGGCTGTTATGAATCCTACCACTTATCTATTTGATGCTATGCGTGCAGTATTAATAGACGGCTGGGTCTGGCAACCGATACTTATCGGAGCATCCGTCATAGCGATAGCCTGTGCAATTACTATTGGATTATCTGTGAGAAGCGCAAAGACAGCATTTAGTCGAGATTAA
- a CDS encoding AI-2E family transporter: MPKSKWFLFLYSVVLILVTINLAVEVPFIFRPIGIALGSIAPVIILGGVLYYILRPLVHLLNKKLPKVVSILLIFAAFAGLLALLIRVVGPIIVEQTTELVNNFPSIIRQVERWINETLASDWVQVIQNEPIFEQFDPSVITDNLSNILASAGGSILSGIGMLFSVVTVIVLIPFVLFFLLKDGNKFPDSVLKILPSDQHKEGRKIMSDMDNTISAYIQGQAIVSVFVGVFAYIAYLIIGLDYSLILALVAMFTNLIPFIGPFIGTAPAVVVGFFNDPLTAVWVIVAIVIIQQIESNLISPNVMGHKLQMHPLTIILLLVIAGNLAGLIGLIFAIPTYAISKVLVQNIYRLLKLKYPNLN, translated from the coding sequence ATGCCAAAATCAAAGTGGTTTTTATTTTTATACAGTGTTGTATTAATTCTAGTAACGATTAATCTAGCGGTAGAAGTTCCATTTATCTTTCGTCCAATTGGAATAGCTTTAGGATCTATTGCACCAGTTATCATTTTAGGTGGTGTCCTGTATTATATTCTGAGACCACTTGTACATCTGTTAAACAAAAAACTTCCTAAAGTTGTGTCTATTCTGCTTATTTTTGCAGCGTTTGCTGGACTTCTAGCTCTTCTTATTAGAGTTGTCGGACCGATTATTGTGGAGCAAACAACGGAGCTTGTAAATAATTTTCCCTCCATCATTCGACAAGTAGAACGGTGGATCAATGAAACGTTGGCTTCTGATTGGGTTCAAGTGATTCAAAATGAACCGATATTTGAGCAATTTGATCCGTCTGTTATTACAGACAACTTATCTAATATTTTAGCGAGTGCAGGAGGTAGTATTCTCTCAGGTATTGGAATGCTATTTAGCGTCGTAACCGTGATCGTGTTAATTCCTTTTGTCCTTTTCTTCTTACTTAAGGATGGAAATAAATTCCCTGATAGCGTATTGAAAATTTTACCTAGCGACCAGCATAAAGAGGGTAGAAAAATCATGAGCGATATGGATAACACGATTAGTGCTTACATTCAAGGTCAAGCGATTGTTAGTGTGTTTGTAGGTGTGTTTGCCTATATAGCTTACTTAATTATTGGTCTTGATTATTCGCTTATCCTTGCACTTGTGGCTATGTTTACAAACTTAATCCCGTTTATTGGACCATTTATTGGGACAGCGCCTGCCGTTGTAGTCGGATTTTTTAATGATCCTCTTACAGCAGTATGGGTTATTGTTGCAATAGTAATCATTCAGCAAATAGAGAGTAACTTAATCTCACCAAACGTTATGGGACACAAGCTTCAGATGCATCCATTAACGATTATTCTTTTACTTGTAATCGCAGGTAACTTAGCTGGATTAATTGGCTTAATTTTTGCCATACCAACATATGCGATTTCAAAGGTGCTTGTGCAAAATATTTATCGTTTACTAAAGCTTAAATATCCAAACTTAAATTAA
- a CDS encoding TraR/DksA C4-type zinc finger protein — protein sequence MEKSFKQTLLDMKKETEERLQTDEDHDTGELSNYDNHPGDGGSELFEQTRDLALDEQSRDQLYEIDQALAAIEDGSYGTCKECGKDIPEERLEIVPTTLYCVDHAKEMEESRPVEEEVTSPIEEEATSLKQEMRTESWQDVEAHGTSDSEQEQFTKEEEEEDYHDERK from the coding sequence ATGGAGAAATCATTTAAACAAACGTTATTAGATATGAAAAAAGAAACTGAGGAACGATTACAGACAGACGAGGATCATGATACTGGTGAGCTATCAAACTACGATAATCATCCAGGTGACGGTGGATCGGAGCTGTTTGAACAAACAAGAGATTTAGCTTTAGACGAACAATCTAGGGATCAGTTATACGAAATAGATCAAGCCCTTGCAGCGATAGAGGATGGCTCGTACGGTACATGTAAGGAATGTGGAAAAGACATTCCGGAAGAACGTCTTGAAATAGTACCCACTACTCTCTATTGTGTCGATCATGCGAAAGAGATGGAAGAGAGTCGCCCTGTCGAAGAGGAGGTTACTTCTCCAATTGAAGAGGAGGCAACTTCTTTAAAACAAGAAATGCGAACGGAGTCTTGGCAGGACGTGGAAGCTCACGGCACATCCGATTCGGAGCAAGAACAATTTACAAAAGAGGAAGAAGAGGAGGATTATCATGACGAAAGAAAATAA
- a CDS encoding ABC transporter ATP-binding protein, which yields MDTGTIVVSNLVKTYKDSYKAVDGVSLEVQKGECFAFLGPNGAGKSTTVKILTTLMTPSSGEVFVSGFNAETEPDKVRLKIGVVLQDTGLDQDLSGRELLELQGRIFNMTKKEAKTRATELLAKVGLEDDADKPSKKYSGGMRRRLDLAMTLVHNPEILFLDEPTTGLDPLNRKAIWEEIRRLNKEEGTTVFLTTQYLEEADELADHIKIINKGKIVAEGTPSELKDSIGADVIVFEFAEEQEVARAKELLTDAEGVITQEKELRITTKEASKRLSSYLKILTDAGIEPESLSVSQPTLDDVFIQVTAAKREDDRG from the coding sequence ATGGATACAGGTACTATCGTCGTATCAAACTTAGTAAAAACATACAAGGATTCCTATAAAGCTGTAGATGGTGTTTCATTAGAAGTACAAAAGGGAGAATGCTTTGCGTTTTTAGGTCCTAACGGAGCGGGGAAATCAACAACGGTGAAGATCTTGACGACGCTCATGACACCGTCAAGCGGCGAGGTTTTTGTAAGCGGTTTTAATGCAGAGACAGAGCCTGATAAGGTGCGATTGAAAATTGGTGTTGTATTGCAAGACACAGGATTAGATCAAGATTTAAGTGGTCGAGAGCTATTAGAGCTACAGGGAAGAATATTCAACATGACAAAGAAAGAAGCAAAAACTCGTGCCACAGAATTATTAGCTAAAGTGGGACTAGAAGATGACGCAGATAAACCAAGTAAAAAATATTCTGGCGGAATGCGGCGAAGATTAGATTTAGCAATGACGCTGGTTCATAATCCCGAAATACTCTTCTTAGATGAGCCTACAACAGGACTAGATCCCTTAAATCGAAAAGCAATCTGGGAGGAAATAAGAAGACTTAATAAGGAAGAAGGTACGACAGTCTTTTTAACAACGCAGTATTTGGAGGAAGCAGACGAATTAGCTGATCACATAAAAATTATAAATAAGGGCAAAATTGTCGCGGAGGGAACACCGAGTGAATTAAAAGACTCAATTGGTGCAGATGTAATTGTATTTGAGTTTGCAGAAGAGCAGGAAGTTGCACGAGCGAAGGAGCTTTTAACTGATGCAGAAGGAGTGATAACTCAGGAAAAAGAGCTACGAATTACGACAAAAGAAGCAAGTAAACGACTTAGTAGCTATTTAAAGATATTGACAGATGCGGGTATAGAGCCGGAATCGCTGTCTGTTTCACAACCAACGCTTGATGATGTGTTTATTCAAGTGACGGCGGCTAAAAGAGAGGATGACAGAGGATGA